The nucleotide sequence GAGACATTGATGGAGTGGCAAACCGTGCCGACAAATAGAATCCAAGTATCACGCCTTCCCTTTTGGTAAGCTGCAATCAAAATGTAAAGGCAATGAATGGCAGAAAAAATAATTGTGATGGCGAAGTATAAAGTGAACCATCGCATCCAAGGCACAATCAGAGATAAGGCTGACAAGGCAAGCATCACCGGATAAAACCAAAATATTTTTGGGAGGTGATCATAAAACTCTTTATAGAGAAACAGTAAAAATGAAATGCTGATAAGACCAATAGTTAATGAGGCAACGATTTTGAGAATCTCAATTTCATAAAAATTGAGATTAAAGAGGCTTTGTGATATTGAACCGGCAATATTTATTGCAAGCGCAAAGGCATAGAGACTGAAATAAAGACTAGAATTTTGCCTTGGATAAAAGAGATAGAGAAGAAGAAAAAGAAGCCCTAAGGTTGCGTAAAGCGAAAGACGCCCAATTGAGAAACTCACTTGAGAGACAAGGTCTCGTTGCCACTCCATTAGCGTTGCATTCACAGGCCAAATGGTGACATTGACATCTGCAAAAGCTTGTGGTTTGATATTTCGAATCGCAGCAAGTCCGGATTTTGTGAACTCGCGATAATTCATTTCTGAATATCGAACGGCCAACACATGCCTGCCTGTAAGCGAAATAATGGTTGGGGTAATGTTTGAGAGATCTGGCTCTTCCGATTCGGGCAAATCCGAAACTTCTCCAATTTTGCGGATCAACTTGCCATCAAGATAAACTTCCATTGCGCCACTGTGTCTGAATACAAATGCAAGCGGTTGGCCCGAGAGCACCGAATCGACTTCGAGGTAAAGACGAAACCAACCAATACCTTCCCACTTCGCGCTATCGATTTCATTTGGCAAAATGAACCACTCGGTATCATTATAATTTGGAGCTGCAAATTCAGTCGAGCCGAAACCCGGCTTGTATGCCCACCACAGGTTGTCAATTTCGGAAAGCGAAATCAAACCCGATTGCAAATCTTTTGCAGAAATTCGGATAGGGGCATCGGCTTTAAGACCGCTGCTTTGAAAATGCATCGCAATGATGACTATGAGAAGCGAAAAAATTGTGCGACGAATGTGTGATTGGTAATGACTCAAAGTGAATTACTTGACCGGTTTTTGGGAAAAATTTTTTTCTACATGAATTTATCCTTTTTTGACGGCTATCTTTGCGCCATTTATTTCAAAGAATAGATTTAAATCTATTGAATTCGTCATAAGATAAAAATCGCATTTGATAGTCGTAACTCATGAATCCATATTACGGGAATCCTTGGGAAAAAGATATTGATGGTTACAAGCTTGTTGGCGGTGCAATTCGCGCGGCAGCAATCTCGATTCTAGGAAATCTTGCCCTCTATGTTATTTTTCACTTTTTCGGCAATTTTCCGCCTGCTATACTAGCAGCTTCAGAAACTGAGGCGATTGATCCATTCCGCATTATTCTTGCATCGTTTCTACCGATACCGCTTGCAACCGGCATTTTTGCATTTGCTATTCAATTTTTGCCTTCTCCTAGAGTCGCTTTTTTTGGTGCAATTTCTCTTTTGTTATTGGTTTCGTTTTTGGCTCCCTTGCTGCTGCTTTCGCTTTCAGTTACCGATTTCTTAAAGATGATCTCGTTTCATTTTCTCACATTTGCTTCTGTGGTATGGGGGCTAGGATTTTATCCCCTCCGAAAAAAAAATTAACTCAATTCTAATCATGTCGAAAAAAGGTAAGCTTAAAAGCACGATCGTCGCGATAGAAATCAATGAGGTATCACTTTCTTGGCAACAAATTCTTTTTACTTGTCTTGGATTTGGAATCTTATTTTTTATTTACAGTTATCAATCCACCGGATTTTATCAGGATGATGAGATTGGCCATTTTCAGCGTGCGCAAACTTTTTTTGAAAACCCTTTGGATCATATCGGAAACTGGTCAAAGTTTGGTTTTAAGCTCATTTATTCGATTCCCTCTCTTTTTGGTTTTCAAGCAGTGATGGTGTTTAACATTTTTATAACGATAGCTGGTGCTTTTGTTGCCTATTTGGCCGCGAAGGAGTTTAAGCTTTCCAATGCTCCCCTTGCTGCCATATTCGCTTTGCTTCAGCCAATGCTAATCGATCTTTCCTTCCGAACCTATTCAGAATTGCTCACCGGCTTGCTCTTTGCACTTTTGTGCTTGGTTTATCAACGCAAGAATTACCTTTTGACCGCTTTTATTTCATCTTACCTTTTTATGATTCGTCAAGAAACGGCAATCATGTCGCTCATTCTTGGCGGGATTTTCATATATCGAAAGCAACTCATTCCTTTTTTTGTTTTGGGCTTTTCCCCAATTCTCCTTGTGATATTAGGATTTATGAAAACAGGGGATTGGTTTTACATTTTCAAAGATGCTTATGCCGCAGGCGTAGAGGCGAAGTTTCAGCGAACCGGATTCGAGCATTATATCATTATGTTGATTTCGATTATCGGCTCTATTCCTTTCTCTCTTTTCTTAATGGGGTTGTTTTCCTTTAGTTTTAATAGCGAAAGCAATGCCCCACTTGTATCACGAATCAAGGCAGCATTTGAGAAATATGAGATTTTATATCTCATCTTTATCCCTTTCTTTCTTTTTCAATGTCTTTCTACTTCTAAATTTTTAGATAGCGGTGTTAACCCCGGCAATCTTCGATATATGGCGTGCCTTTATACCATTTTCGGAATTTTCTCCCTTATTGGGTTAAATGAAATTTTGCAGCATCGTTCTTCAAAACTTCCTCTCATTTGGATGGGTGCTATTGGACTGTTTACCCTTTTCTTTTGTTCTTACCAATCAAACCTTTTTGTTTATACCAATGAGCCTGAATATTCAAAGCTCCTTTTTGTGGGTATTTTCTTCGTGATTATTTATTTGTATCACACCTCGGCGATCTCCCTTCGGTTTATGATGCTTAGCACTTTATTTTGTTTACTTCTTTCAGTTCCATTTTTATTGTCTCCTTTGAAACTCAATTCAGAAAATAAGTGCATTCAAACCTATACGGCTTGGGCGAAAGAATCTTATCCAGAGCGTATTTGGCTTACAAATCATAATCTGGTTCAATTTTTTGGGGGCATTCGAATCACGGATACAACCCGCGTCCGTTCAATGCGTCAGGCGGATATTGCCAAGGCACCCATTGGATCAATAATTTTGTGGGATACCCATTATGGATTCAGACCGGAGTACAAAATGGATGTGGCTTATGAATATTTTCAAAAGAACGAGCGTTCATTCAAATTGCTTCAACAATTTAATTCGGAAGACAATCGGTTTATTTGTTTAGCCTTTGAAAAAATAGGCGAAGTTCCATCGCCTTAAGCTTTTTGTTAGTACAGCATTCTTCCACCATCCACGGTTATAATTTGGCCGGTGATGTAATCGGAACTGACCAAAAACATAAGCGCTTTCACCACATCCTCAGGTGAGCCCAATCGTTGCAAAGGAATTTTTTGAAGAATGGCATCTTCGAAAGGTTTATCGCGCTGTTCATGAAGCAGAAGCGTTCCGGGCGCAATTCCATTGACAAGAATTTCAGGAGCAAATTCTTTCGCAAACACGCGAATTAGGTTTTCTATTCCTGCTTTCGCGGCTGTGTATGGCGCATACCGCCGCCACGAGAGCCTCGCCGAGACATCGGTCATCACCACAATATGTTTATGCAAATGCCCGGTTGAATCAAGAATGTTCTTCTTTTTTGCCCTGCTTTCCGTTTTCGACATTTCATGCATCCATTTGGCTGCTTCTTGCATTGTAAAGAAAGTCCCTTTCAGATTTGTATCCACCAAGGCATCGAAGTCTTTTTCTGTCACATCAGGCAAGGGTGTAGGAAAAAAATTAGACGCATTGCATATCGCCAAGTGGAGTTCATTTGTTTCAGAGCGGCATGCCCTAAAAACACGCGTTATTTCTTTTGGGCGTGAGATATCGCATTTGTAACACTCGGAGTTTACACCATACCTTCTTATTTCATCTCGGGTTGATTTCGCTTCTCTTATTGAATTTCTAAAAGTGAAGAAAACTGACCATCCTTCACGAGCCAATGCAATTGCAGAGGCTTTGCCCAGTCTTCCCGAAGCACCGGTGATAAAACATGATTTTGGATTCATTGAAGTTCGGTTGTTGTGTTAATCTTGGATAATTTTTTCATAAATGAATCATGAACTTACACGCAAAAAATTGAAGTGCTATTCCCAAAATATTATGACACCCACCAATTTATTTGTCAGTAATTGATCACCTTTTCATCTGCATATTATGTTTTAACTTTGCAGACTTTGTGTAAAGACGCAATGTAACTTTGTAAAATGAAATTCATTTGGCTGCAATGACGATTGACATAGATTCAGAAATGAAACCCTCTTCTCTTTCAACACTTGATTTATTTGAAGAAATCGAGAAGCTCAAGAAATCGATGAATGCCGTTGTGCTGGCGCATTATTATCAAGAGCCGGATATTCAGGATGTTGCCGACTTTTTGGGCGATAGCCTTCAGCTTGCGCAAGCCGCAAAAAAAACCAATGCGGATGTCATTGTCTTTGCCGGCGTTCATTTTATGGCTGAAACGGCGAAGATTCTAAACCCCAATAAGCAAGTGCTTTTGCCCGACCTTGCCGCAGGCTGTTCTCTTGCCGATAGTTGTCCGCCGCCGCTTTTCAAAACGTTTAAAGAATTGCATCCTGAGGCCGTGGTGATTAGTTATATCAACTGTACGGCAGAAATCAAAGCGCTTTCAGATATTATTTGCACTTCATCGAATGCGGAAAAAATTGTGCGCTCAATACCGCTGGAACAAAAAATTATATTTGCACCAGATAAAAATCTTGGTGGTTACTTAATGAAGAAGCTGAATCGGCCGATGATTTTATGGGATGGGGCATGCTTTGTTCATGAATCTTACTCGGAGCGGAAACTGATTGGATTGAAGACGCACCAACCCAAGGCACTCATCATTGCACATCCCGAATCCGAAGAACCGGTTTTGAAGCATGCGGATTTTATTGGTTCCACTAAAGCGCTTTTAGAATACACCGAGAAATCGGCGCATGACTCGTTTATTGTTGTAACAGAGACCGGAATTTTGCATGAAATGAAAAAACGCTCTCCCCATAAATCTTTCTATGCAGCTCCTCCTGATGAAAAAGGATGTGCTTGCAATGAATGCCCATATATGAAACTGAATACGCTTGAAAAACTTTATCTGTGCATGAAAAATAGAACCCCAGAAATCACGATGTCTGAATCGCTACGATTGGCGGCTTTGAAGCCGATGGAGCGGATGTTGGAGCTTTCGAATGCTTGAAGCTATAGGCATAATTTCACCATTTTTTTTGGATGTCAAAACACTTGACGATCTTATTCTTTGGGGCGGTTATGGGATTTTATTTTTGATTGTTTTTGCAGAGACCGGGCTTTTTGTCGGGTTTCTTTTGCCCGGCGATTCCCTTCTTATCACCGCAGGATTAATTGCTGCGACAGGAAAATTATCATTTACCGGGGTTTGCGCCGTCATGATTACCGCTTCTATTTTAGGGGATATCACCGGATATTTTATTGGGAAGCATTTAGGGAAGCCTTTATTTGAAAAGCAAAACACACTCTTTTTCCGCCAAGATTACTTGCTTCGCACACAGGCTTTTTATGAAAAACACGGGGGGAAGACAATCTTTTTTGCTCGTTTTGTACCGGTCATCCGCAGTTTTGCCACCACCGTTGCAGGTATTGCGTCTATGCCTTTCCCTGTTTTTATTTTCTTTAGTGTATCGGGTGCCATTTGCTGGATTTTATTTTTTACCTCTTTAGGATATTACCTTGGCGCTTCGTTTCCGCAACTGGTTGAATGCTTAAATCTGATTATTCTTGTTATTGTTGGACTGATTGTGATTTCAACCATTGTGAGAGTGATTCGATTAAGAAATCAATCTTAATTGACGTGAACCGAGGCTTTGACGGTGGGTTAAGTGTCTGTTTTCTTTCCTGCATTTTTTCGAGCTTCTTCAGCATAACGCTCGTAGGTTTCTTTGCCAAGCAATTTTTCAATTGTTTCAAGAGACGACTCCACATATTCTTTGTGCTGCAATCCAAGTTTTTCAAATAAAGACCGTGCAGCAAAAAAATATTTTATCGCCTCTTTATAAAGTGTCTTCTCTTCATAAATACGAGCGGTAAAAAGCAAGGCAATTGCCATTCTTCGGTAGTTTGTATGCTGTTTGCCAAGTTCAAAAGATTCCCGATATTTTTCAACGGCTTTATTGAATATTCCGACCTCTTCATAGACGCTTCCTAATCTGAGCAAGGCATTTGCTGCTCGTTCAATTTTCCCCAAACCTTGTTGCTCAGTAATGGCAATGGTATAGTATTCGATGGAAAGATCAAATTCACCCAATTCTTGATATAAACGAGCAATTTGCTGCGTGACATCTGCACGAGCCGGTTTATTTCCTGTTTCTGAAAAAAGCTGTAGAGACTCTCGGTAACTATGAACTGATTGATCGTAACAGCCCCAGATTTGAAGGATTAAACCGATTTGATAAAGGGTTGTCGCTTTCTCGATTTTATCATTGATAGCCGTATAGTATCCGAGGATTTCATTATAAATTTCAAACGCCTTTTCATACTGACGATCTTCGAAATAGTTTTGGCTTAAAACTTTCATCAATGAAATTGTTTCGGTTGGCACTACGCCAATTTTTTCGCGTGCTTCCTCGAGTTGAACTTCCAATGCGGTGATTCGCCGAGCCCTGCTTTCGCGTTCACCCACCAGTTCACGCTTCGTTTCGAAGATTCGTTCAACATCATTTTGGTCATTAAAGTCGGTTACTTTTCCTCCAATGACTTTCCAGAAAAATGGCGCTCTTCGATAGAGAATATCAACGATAAACGCGGGCATCCATATCATTAGTGGAGCAGGAATTCGTGCGGTATCTTGAATGAAGCTTTCAAATAAAAGAGATACTCGAATTTCGGTTTGCTCATCTCGAACATTTTCGTCAAAACTATTGATCAAAAAAAGTTCAGGATTTAGCATTTTTGGGTTTCCGGATTCTCGCTCCAACTGTTCAATCAATGGCTCTCTTGAGGTGAAACGAAATTCGTGAACTTTCATTCCTTTGCCTCGAGCAATTTCAGCCGCAAGACTCATTATTTTTACACGATGGACGGGTGAGTTTAAGCGAATGACATAGATTGGTGGGCGTGCAAATCGACCTTGCGACTGAAGCTCTTCAAAAAGTTCAATTAATTTATTTTTTATTTGATGCAGATATAACATTTTGAGATGAGAAGGGTTCAAATCACAAATTAAAGTCGGCCTTATCGTTTTTTCCTATTCACTTTTAATCATTACCCTTGTGAAGGTAAATAAAAAAAGCGTCTTTCACTTCTGTGTAAAAGACGCTTTTCATTAAATTTTCACCCTATTTGACTGTACTTTAGCAACAGTTGAAGTTTTCTAATCTTGCCTTCGGGTAAATTTATACTCTGCTTTTCCTGCATCGCTTGTTCCATTTAGCCTTGACACCAATGTTCCTAAGGAGATTACAAGCAGTAAGACCAAAACACCCACGACACTAAACACCCAAATTTTTTGATCCTCAGCCTTTTTCATTGATTCAACAAGGTTTTGAACTGAGTCACGCTGAGTTAAGCCTTCCGCCATTGCCTCTTCAAATAGCGCATAACGCACCACATGATGATTTCCACCGGAATTATTCACCTGCGTTTCATACGATTCTAAAAATTCTTCTTCAGGCTTTACATAATCGCCTTTCTTTTCGCGTGTGGCTAAAAATTCCTTCGCATTCTTGTATGTGGTTTCCATCGAGACGAGCGAGGCGTTTAACTTCGTTGCACTACCAAGCGCCCGAAGATTGGCTTCGTAACGGCGTGTTGAGGCGGCGTAATCAAGCACTTCTACAACCAAACCAACTGTATCTGCAAAATTTGCAAGACTTGCGATTTTATTAGCACCAACAAACGGGAAAATTTTTGGAGCGAATTTCGCCATCGCAATTGAATCTTCTCTCGTATCGATTCTAACAGCGAACATTTGAAGTTTGAAATAAAATGAAACCAATCGAAGCGAATCTTCAAACGACTCCGGTGCTTTGCCGAGATAGAGAATTCCTGAATAGAACCCATTTCTCACTGCAAAATCAACCGAATCTCGTGCGGTTTTTGGCCAAGTCGAAGTCAGCGGATCTGATTGAACTGCCTGCATCAACTGTGAAACTTTAACTTCATAAGGAAGCGGCTCAGGAACATTTGCATTATGGCAATTGGTACACTGTGCACCTTCATGAGCTCCAACTTTATCATGATTCCAATTCGCTATTGCATGTCCGTTTGGCGAGCCGTGGCATGAGATACATCCCGGATTGTTATTGGCAGCATAAGCGGCTTGATGCGGCCCGGCTGCATAATTTTGTGCAATTGAAACGTGGCAGGTATTGCATGCTTCAGCAACTTTTGTTGCCCCGGCAGGATAATCGGTGTGATTTCCGTGACAATCGTTGCAGGTAGGGGCAGTTAAGTCATTCTTGACATAAATCGCTTTTGCGTGAACGCTTTCCATATAAGCGGCGCTATGATCTTCATACGATTTCCCCGACTTTTCAAGCGAAGCGGTGATGTACTGCTCGTTGCTATGGCAGGAGCCGCACATATTGGAAATATTTTTTGGGTAAGTCAGAGAAGCCGGCTCAGAGGCTTTCATTGCGCCGTGACTGCCGTGACAATCAACACAGCTTGCTGAAGAAGCATTCCCCGCTTTGAGGGCTTTACCGTGTTTGCTTTCCCAAAATTCTGCATTAATTCCGGTGGTTGGGTCTTCATGAGCGAGCGTAAAGGTTTGCATTTTGCTCACATTTTCGTGGCAAGAGCCGCACATTTCCGGTTGCGATTCTCTTGAGAATTTACCAACAAAATTTCCGCCCTCGGATTTTGTTTTATGAGCCTGTTGCCAATTCGCAAGCGTTATCGAAGGATCCGGATTCCCGCCGTGACAACTGACGCACGAAGCGCCGGCTTTATGATGCGTATCGGCGCCCCAAGTTTCTTCACTTACGGCCGCGGCGCCGGTTAATTTACTATGACAAGCAAAACATCCGCTTTCATCTTTTGGGGCTTGAACAGCCGAAATTGGTGTAGATGTTGATTCATCACCGAAAAGTAATCCAAACGAAACTGAAGCAAAAAAAAGGACTGAGGCAAGGAGAAGAACCTTATTGTGAAAATTTGTCATAGAATGTTAGTCGAGACTGAATACCCTTTAAGATAGAGATGAACAGGCTGAAAAAATCATAATCAAGGAACGCGTGAGGAAACTTGCAATTCTTCAAATAGGGCGCATTCCTTATGTTTTCAAAACACCCTATTTGATGTCAATCGTTTCATCAAAATCGCTTATTCAAATTTTTTTAATTCACGATTTCAAACTTACCCTTTTCAAAAAAACTTTGCAATCAATTGTCTAATTAATTCTCAAAATATTTTAAGAATTTTTTAAGAAAATATCCCTCTGCGATGCAGAACCTTACGCAGTTTCTCGGAGGATGAGTTCGGGGTTAATTCTAAGGACTTGAGGCTTGTGCTTCGGGTTTTCGAGTCGATTAAGCAGAAACTTCACGGCCTTGCTTCCCATTTCTTGAATTGGTTGACGCACCGTTGTTAGTGCCGGAATTGCAGTTCGGGCGATCGGTTGATCATCGTAACCAATAACGGCAACGTCTTGGGGAACTCTTAAATTTAATGTTCCAAGCCCGCGAATGACACCGGCAGCAACTTCATCGCCATTGGCACAAAAGACCGCATCAAATTTAGGCATCTCTTTTTTATCAATCTTCTCTTGAACCAACCTCACAATTTTCACCCCTTCGTCGAAATGGAATTTCTCTACCTCCGATGATTCAATTTCAAGAATATGTTCTTTGAGAGGAGGAATGCGATGTTTCTTCAATGCGGATAAGTAACCCTCGAGCCTCTCTTTCATGACGGTACTTTGGGAGGCATAAACAAAAATGATTTTCTTTCTCCCCATTTTGATCAGATACTCCGTCGCTTCAAAAGCACCCAAGACATTATCGACTGAAATAGAATCCAGTGATTTTAAGTCTGCTTCAATGACTACGCAAGGCAATTGAAAAGATGAGAATAGCTTTGTTCGACGCTCACTGTGATCAAAAAGCTGAACCACGATTCCATCAACTTGTTTGCCTCTGGCGATTTCGCGGTAAATTTTTTCTTCTTCTTCCGCTTTTCCAGTGGTGCTGTAAATGACTAGATTGTAACCGCTTCCTTTCAACGCGGCTTCTACCCCGCAAAGAACTTCGATTGTAAAAGGCGCATTGATATTTGGAACCAAAAGCCCAATGAGGTTTGTCTGTTGCTTTACCAAACGGTAAGCGTTTACATTCGGAACATAATTGAGCTTTTCGGCAATCTCACGAACCTTTGCAACCGTTTCAACCTTGAACTTTCCACGGCCGTTTAAAATCATCGATACCGCCGCCGTCGTAAGCCCAGATTGCTCTGCGAGATCTTTGAGCGTAACTGCTCTTGAACGGCGTGAATTCTGCATCTTAAATCGTTACTTGATTTGATTTCGAAATTTAAGGCACAAGCTCGAAACTTTCCTCTAAAACATCAGTTGAGTTTCTACCAACCATCACCGTAAATTTACCACTTTCAACGATTGGTGTCAGCGAAGCTGAAAGAAATTCGAGATCTTTACGGGTTATCATAAAATCAACGATTTTCTTTTCTCCGGGGCTCAAGGTTAATTTTCGAAACGACTTCAATTCCTTCACCGGTCTTGTCACTGAAGCTTCAAAGTCATTAATGTAAAGTTGAACAATTTCTTCTCCGTTTCGCTTACCTGTATTTTCAATTTCGATAGACACTTTCAATGTGTCATTTTCTTTCATTGATTTTTTATCCAATTTCAGATTTCGATATGCAAATGTGGTATAAGATAATCCATAACCAAAAGGATAGAGTGGATCGCTTGGAATATCAATATATCGTGATTTGTATCGGTCTGTTGGGTTCTTTGGTTCTATGGGTCTTCCGGAGATTTTATGATTATAAAAAATGGGAATTTGCCCAGCGCTTCGTGGCACAGTGACGGTCAATTTGCCGCTAGGGTTATAATCGCCAAAAAGCACATTGGCAATTGCATTTCCCGCTTCTACACCCAATTGCCAAGTTTCAAGAACTGCCGGTACTTTAAGTGCTTCACCGTTTAATGAAATGGGACGACCGTTTGAAAGAACCAATACAATTGGCTTTCCCGTTTCTACAAGTTTTTTTAACAACTCTAATTGAACCCCGGGTAAATCAAGCGAGCTACGGCTGTGCGCCTCACCGCTCATATCTGCGGTTTCACCCATCACGGCAATCACGACATCCGAATTTTTCGCAGCTTGAATTGCAGCATTGAACCCCTTATCTGATAATGCCACTTTTTCGTCACGCGAGACGGTGCAACCTTCTGCATAAACGACTTTTGTTTTGGAATCAACTTTTGCCCGAATACCGTCAAGAATTGTTATCGCATCTTCCGGTCTTCCGACAACTTCCCACTCACCCAGCATATCGCGCTTTGCATTTGCAAGCGAACCGATAACAGCAATACGTTTCGTATCTCTCTTTAACGGTAAAAGATTGTTTTCATTCTTTAAAAGTACAATTGAGCGCTCTGCGACTTTTCGGGCAATTTCTCGATGCTTTGGACTTAAGACGAGTGCCTTCTCCCGTTCATTGTTGCAATAGCGAAACGGGTCGTCGAATAAACCCAATTTAAATTTGATGTATAAATTTCTGCGTACGGCTTCATCCAGAACCTCCATTTTGATTTTTCCGCTTCGAACTGCACCGGCAAGCTTGATGAAAATCTTGCTTTCCATATCCATATCAAGCCCTGCATTGAGTGCAAGAATCCCAAGGGTTTCGTCATTTTT is from Chloroherpetonaceae bacterium and encodes:
- the bglX gene encoding beta-glucosidase BglX; this translates as MKKTLVLFLMSALLFSVGFAQNAKTPAEQIANDKVIYQKIDSLLRIMTIEEKLGQLNQVNSGISDHKKGAYLSPDLEPMIREGKVGSILNIYGVDVTRKAQEYAMQSRLKIPILFGLDVIHGYRTTFPTPLAESSSWDMALLEESARIAAIEASAAGVHWTFAPMVDVARDPRWGRIIEGAGEDTYFGTLAAAARVKGFQGEDLSLNNTILACAKHFAAYGGAEGGRDYNTVDISERTLHETYLPPFKAAIDAGVLSFMASFNEIAGMPSSVNRKLMTEILREKWGYKGFVVSDWGSIGEVRNHGISKNDETLGILALNAGLDMDMESKIFIKLAGAVRSGKIKMEVLDEAVRRNLYIKFKLGLFDDPFRYCNNEREKALVLSPKHREIARKVAERSIVLLKNENNLLPLKRDTKRIAVIGSLANAKRDMLGEWEVVGRPEDAITILDGIRAKVDSKTKVVYAEGCTVSRDEKVALSDKGFNAAIQAAKNSDVVIAVMGETADMSGEAHSRSSLDLPGVQLELLKKLVETGKPIVLVLSNGRPISLNGEALKVPAVLETWQLGVEAGNAIANVLFGDYNPSGKLTVTVPRSAGQIPIFYNHKISGRPIEPKNPTDRYKSRYIDIPSDPLYPFGYGLSYTTFAYRNLKLDKKSMKENDTLKVSIEIENTGKRNGEEIVQLYINDFEASVTRPVKELKSFRKLTLSPGEKKIVDFMITRKDLEFLSASLTPIVESGKFTVMVGRNSTDVLEESFELVP